One genomic region from Haloterrigena gelatinilytica encodes:
- the rtcA gene encoding RNA 3'-terminal phosphate cyclase, with product MTIDLDGADAGGQFVRTALTLSVLENEPVRIENVRGNRSTPGLRHQHLAVLETMAAVCDADVSGAELGAETIDFEPDLESTADASGWGGAGRGRLAGGSYEVDIGTAGSATLLFDALLPLASVLESQLSVTVTGGTDVQWSPPVDYARRVKLPLLRRFGLTAAVEVDRRGFYPDGGGRATLQLAPSTLEPIELAERGPLEGVRLYSTESASLADRDVAHRQAEGALERLALAETDLEVVDRCERTVESPSPGSSIVLRIDHGTGIAGFTALGERGTPAERVGEDAADAANRFLRRDVENGGGNGGVPAPPVDRHMADQLLVFLALAGGRVRIPAVTDHVATSRELLEAFGADIALDLERDVTSSADGETAPADDAARPALVTVDSTVDS from the coding sequence ATGACGATCGATCTCGACGGCGCGGACGCGGGCGGCCAGTTCGTCCGGACCGCGCTCACGCTGTCGGTCCTCGAGAACGAACCGGTCCGCATCGAGAACGTTCGCGGGAACCGATCCACGCCGGGGCTGCGCCACCAGCACCTGGCGGTCCTCGAGACGATGGCCGCCGTCTGCGACGCCGACGTGTCGGGCGCGGAACTGGGCGCCGAGACGATCGACTTCGAGCCCGACCTCGAGTCGACCGCGGACGCCAGCGGCTGGGGCGGCGCCGGACGCGGCCGGCTCGCGGGCGGCAGCTACGAGGTCGACATCGGCACCGCGGGGAGCGCGACGCTGCTGTTCGACGCGCTCCTGCCGCTCGCGTCGGTGCTCGAGTCGCAGCTGTCGGTGACGGTCACCGGCGGCACCGACGTCCAGTGGTCGCCGCCGGTGGACTACGCGCGACGCGTGAAACTGCCGCTGCTCCGCCGATTCGGTCTCACCGCCGCCGTCGAGGTCGATCGTCGCGGGTTCTACCCCGACGGCGGCGGGCGAGCCACGCTGCAGCTCGCGCCCTCGACGCTCGAGCCCATCGAACTCGCGGAGCGCGGTCCGCTCGAGGGCGTTCGACTCTACTCGACCGAGTCCGCGTCGCTGGCCGATCGAGACGTGGCTCACCGGCAGGCCGAGGGCGCCCTCGAGCGGCTGGCGCTCGCGGAGACCGACCTCGAGGTCGTCGACCGCTGCGAACGGACGGTCGAGAGCCCCTCGCCCGGTTCGTCGATCGTGCTCCGAATCGATCACGGGACGGGAATCGCAGGGTTCACCGCGCTGGGCGAGCGCGGCACGCCGGCCGAGCGCGTCGGCGAGGACGCCGCCGACGCCGCGAACCGCTTCCTGAGACGCGATGTCGAGAACGGAGGCGGGAACGGGGGCGTGCCGGCGCCACCGGTCGACCGCCACATGGCCGATCAGTTACTCGTTTTCCTCGCGCTCGCGGGCGGTCGCGTCCGGATCCCCGCCGTCACCGACCACGTAGCGACGAGTCGCGAATTACTCGAGGCTTTCGGCGCCGATATCGCGCTCGACCTCGAGCGCGACGTGACGAGCAGCGCCGACGGCGAGACCGCTCCTGCGGACGATGCCGCTCGACCGGCGCTAGTGACGGTCGACTCGACCGTCGATTCCTGA
- the kdgK1 gene encoding bifunctional 2-dehydro-3-deoxygluconokinase/2-dehydro-3-deoxygalactonokinase, whose protein sequence is MSDIVTFGETMLRLSPPRNERLEDVDEFEVRAAGAESNVAIAASRLGATATWISKVPETPLGKRVVGELRQHGIDTDVVWSHRGRQGTYYLERAGKPRGTNVIYDRENTAVSTAKAREFDIDRIQDARVFFTTGITPALSSTLRETTANMLKAARQGGTTTAFDFNYRNKLWSPDEARETLTQLFPGIDVLVIAARDARTVLGIEGDPRQLAHRLGSQYDFTTVVVTRGAEGAIGWHDSVVHEQAAYETDTVSSIGTGDAFTGAFIARRLHGDDVPTALEYAAATAAIKRTIPGDVALVSKEEVDAVVKSGGTDLSR, encoded by the coding sequence GTGAGCGATATCGTCACGTTCGGGGAGACGATGCTCCGGCTGTCGCCGCCCCGGAACGAGCGCCTCGAGGACGTCGACGAGTTCGAGGTCCGAGCGGCGGGGGCCGAAAGCAACGTCGCGATCGCGGCGAGTCGGCTGGGCGCGACGGCGACGTGGATTTCGAAGGTGCCGGAGACGCCGCTGGGGAAGCGCGTCGTCGGCGAACTCCGCCAGCACGGGATCGACACCGACGTCGTCTGGAGCCACCGCGGGCGTCAGGGCACGTACTACCTCGAGCGGGCGGGCAAGCCCCGCGGGACGAACGTGATCTACGATCGGGAGAACACCGCCGTTTCGACGGCGAAGGCTCGCGAATTCGACATCGATCGGATTCAGGACGCGCGCGTCTTCTTCACGACCGGAATCACGCCCGCGCTCTCGTCGACGCTCCGGGAGACGACGGCGAACATGCTCAAGGCGGCCCGACAGGGCGGAACGACGACCGCCTTCGACTTCAACTACCGGAACAAGCTCTGGTCACCCGACGAGGCCCGCGAGACCCTGACGCAGCTGTTCCCGGGGATCGACGTGCTCGTCATCGCCGCCCGCGACGCCCGGACGGTCCTCGGCATCGAGGGCGATCCGCGCCAACTGGCCCACCGGCTGGGCTCGCAGTACGACTTCACGACCGTCGTCGTCACCCGCGGCGCGGAGGGCGCGATCGGCTGGCACGACAGCGTCGTCCACGAACAGGCGGCCTACGAGACCGACACCGTCTCGTCGATCGGCACCGGCGACGCCTTCACCGGCGCGTTCATCGCTCGTCGCCTCCACGGCGACGACGTCCCGACCGCCCTCGAGTACGCCGCGGCGACGGCGGCGATCAAGCGGACGATTCCGGGCGACGTCGCGCTCGTCTCCAAGGAGGAGGTCGACGCGGTCGTCAAATCGGGCGGGACCGACCTCTCCCGGTAG
- a CDS encoding PGF-CTERM sorting domain-containing protein, whose protein sequence is MNRGLAVIVALLLATSAVGAAFGAGAGASTGAESSTTTDGETETASAATAGGEAYAGTHVAFDVEGDAVIDYRIGGDETFSSVAVQSTSDAGAGADLGAEVDLETLTTLEGAGLSLAAQSETSAQVQAESGATLSAHDTERGTLVVESGSEGQYVRAELAADATASDEGDRVRVETGDHEGTVLVVGDGEVTVTDDGNVTAELAENATLAFRSYEDGERDETDEYEESLIADGNAAVEVHVEDRNSEAVGEAVTYGQETSAEVETEARDRVDVTIDRATHEGTVVLTTVSEEAVGSLEDLEVRIDGEAATEVSSKSELEGAIGSDESRYMVAQQSEASAEATVYIAVNHFSERTATIDGADGDDSDGGADGTDDSDETDGTDGDDSGTDDETDATAEDGTTDGSESDADGSDADDGEESDAGADGGDGMPGFGVGVAVVAIAVAGLFARLQD, encoded by the coding sequence ATGAATCGTGGACTCGCAGTGATCGTGGCGCTGCTCCTGGCGACGAGCGCCGTCGGCGCGGCGTTCGGAGCCGGCGCGGGCGCGTCGACCGGCGCGGAATCGAGTACGACCACCGACGGCGAAACCGAGACGGCGAGCGCGGCGACGGCCGGCGGCGAGGCCTACGCCGGCACCCACGTCGCGTTCGACGTCGAGGGCGACGCAGTCATCGACTACCGGATCGGCGGCGACGAGACGTTCTCCTCGGTGGCCGTCCAGTCGACCAGCGACGCCGGAGCCGGTGCCGATCTCGGCGCCGAGGTCGACCTCGAGACGCTGACGACCCTCGAGGGCGCCGGCCTCTCGCTGGCCGCCCAGTCCGAGACGAGCGCCCAGGTGCAGGCCGAGAGCGGCGCGACGCTGTCGGCCCACGACACCGAACGCGGCACGCTCGTGGTCGAGAGCGGCTCGGAGGGTCAGTACGTTCGGGCCGAACTCGCCGCCGACGCGACGGCCAGCGACGAGGGCGACCGCGTTCGCGTCGAGACCGGCGACCACGAGGGCACCGTCCTCGTCGTCGGCGACGGCGAGGTGACGGTCACCGACGACGGCAACGTCACGGCCGAACTCGCCGAGAACGCGACGCTGGCGTTCCGGTCGTACGAGGACGGCGAGCGCGACGAGACCGACGAGTACGAGGAATCGCTGATCGCCGACGGGAACGCCGCCGTCGAGGTCCACGTCGAGGACCGGAACAGCGAGGCGGTCGGCGAGGCCGTCACGTACGGCCAGGAGACCAGCGCCGAGGTCGAAACCGAGGCGCGCGATCGGGTCGACGTCACCATCGACCGCGCCACCCACGAGGGGACGGTCGTGCTGACCACCGTCTCCGAAGAGGCCGTCGGCAGCCTCGAGGACCTCGAGGTCCGGATCGACGGCGAGGCCGCCACGGAGGTCTCCTCGAAGAGCGAGCTCGAGGGCGCGATCGGGAGCGACGAGTCCCGGTACATGGTCGCCCAGCAGTCGGAGGCGTCGGCCGAGGCGACGGTCTACATCGCCGTCAACCACTTCTCCGAGCGAACGGCGACGATCGACGGCGCCGACGGTGACGACTCGGACGGCGGAGCCGACGGGACGGACGATAGCGACGAGACGGACGGGACCGACGGCGACGATAGCGGGACGGACGACGAGACGGACGCGACTGCAGAGGACGGGACGACCGACGGGAGCGAAAGCGATGCGGACGGCAGCGACGCCGACGACGGTGAGGAAAGCGACGCCGGTGCGGACGGCGGCGACGGGATGCCCGGCTTCGGCGTCGGCGTCGCCGTCGTCGCGATCGCCGTCGCCGGCCTGTTCGCCCGACTGCAGGACTGA